The DNA segment TTATTACATAAGCAAATTGGTGCAAGGGAGGTGGAGTTAAATATGGCACTCAAATCATGCCTAAACTTGTGCCAAATCCCGTAAGATTTGACTCCAACTATGCCTTCCATGGTTGATGATTTTGCTCCCAAATTGAGCTCTTAATTCCCTAGTCTAGCACCTTGATTGGCTCGAAAACTGGTGCAAGGGAAGGGGAAAGATTTGCTTCCatctttttaattcaagttgCATATAATTCAATATTCAAGCAAATCTCACATTTAGGCACATTAtgctaatttgtttttttttggattttattttatttggcaCTCACATGTCTTGATTTCTTGTATGCTATATCCCAATCTTGCAAAAATCTCcttccaaattttcgaaattgtgtATGCCTTAAGGTAGATATCATTGTCTTGGCCACAAAGATTTCatcaataattatttatcatgCATATCTCATTTAAtacaaaaatcaaatcctatAATTTCCTTACAATTATACTTGAatggctaaaaaaaaaaatcggatcTTACATCCGCTCTGTTGATTTCCATAGTAATACGAGagaatttcatttcagtagGGTTCTATCACTTGTCATTAGTCGGTCGCACTAGGTGTAACCACTACgaaatgatttttatgttgtTCGTTCACATATAGAATCAATAAAAATGTATTGAGGCGGTCAGAAGCCTTCATATTGTCTCCTCGTTTCAATTTCGTTTAACAATGAACCAAGATTCATAAAACACGTTGGTTATCAAAAGCGAAAAGGGTCTGGGCAAGGTGGTGGAGTTCGAGCATATTGGTAAGACGACCAGTACGACATAGTAATGAGAAAAAACTTAGCAGTAAAACATTGGGTTTCTaaggaaaaaaatatgcatGTGGACAAAGAATTACTTGTGTGAACTTCCGAAAGAGCTCATCGCCATCTATTCCTACACCATGGTAGCAAAGTAAATAGATGATATTAGCAAAATAATGCAAGTAGACAACGAGAGCAGTGCCGTGGGCTGCAGCAGCGAGAGATCCAACAATCATGAGAGCCCAGTCATCAAGGAGGTCCGCTCAGGCAAAGAGACGGGAGAAGGGAACAGCTGCAGGGGGAAACTCCATCTCGTCGGCTTCGGCATCAATCTCATCCTCAACCTCCAGAGGCACGGCTTCTCCAGCACCGTTGTCCAGGTATGGCGAGGGTGACTCGGGTGGTTCCGACACTTCGGAAACCGGCGTCAACGGCTGTATGTGCGGCGGAGTCCACCCAAACAACCCTCTAGATATCATCATCGTTACCAAGTTGTCTGCTTTAACACTTAATGACCATTAAAATCAAAAACCCTAGACCAAATGCACAGTATTTTGCTCTCTTTTAGCTTCTACGAACGGGACAAAGAAGGCGGAGCTGGGTTGAAGATTGGGGGTGGACGAGACTTGTGAAAAAGATGAGCGAATACGGCTGTCtgtaattttcaataattttcaaataacctcttattttattacataagcaaaaaaacaaaaacaaaaacaaaaacaaaaacaaaacaaaacataaaCATGAATACGATCAGGTAGAAGATTCAAAAAAACTtgacctttcaccgtaaatttatttaattgtttcgGTTATGATTTGTGAACAGCCGGTTATGGTTACACAATTATGGTTGCAGTTAACTAACAATTACGGTTGAGATTCAActcttataattttaaaataacttataaTTTCGAATGtaacttatattttttaaatcatttttaacctaaaaaattatttacatgtataGAAAACTGATTTGAAAATCTTCAATTCCCGTGAATTATATGTATACTTTTTAATAGTGGAGAATCAGAattgaaattgtttatttatatatatacatataatttgGAGGTAGGGAAGAGTTTGAACATTTTAAGTTGCTTACGTATCCACTTAAGGTTTAGAGGAGTTAAAGCACACGTAGTTCTCTAACCTTTTAACACTTCTTACCATTTAAAGTGGCGTGACTCAATCACTTCCATTATATTTTCTTGTAGTAGTAGATCATTCAGTATCAAAATCTTCCTGCTCAGAGCCTGATCTCGTTCCTTGTGTTATTTTTGCAACTCTTGTCCAATCATCTAACAATGCTTGGGCTTCTAACGAATTTGAATTTAGTTTGCTGGATGATATTGTTtctattgttttctttttctgaATGATATTAATTCGTCTAATATCTCGGCGCTGGTTAATGAAGGATTTGACAACTGGAAAAGGGTGAACCAAGGAAAAACATGTGTTTTTCTTGCCCATATTGGTTCTGAAGCTTCTTCGCCTAGTTAATGAAGGACTTGACAACTGGAAAAGGGTGAACCAAGGAAAAACATGTGTTTTTCTTGCCCATATTGATTCTGAAGCTTCTTCGCCTCATACTATGCGTGAGAGAAAGGCTAAAAATTTGATGAGACCCTCGCAAAATACTGATAAAGTGATGCATGCACAATGTAAAgaggaaaaagagaaaaatcaTTCGCGTTTGAGGACCTCAATTGTAGCTGTTTGCTGGCTAGCACTTCAAGGTTGTGTCTTTAAAGGTAACGATGAATCTCTATCTTCATCTAATCGTGGGAATTTTCTTGAATTGATTAacgttttttcaaaaataagtaCAGAAATTGACGAAATTGTACTTGAGAATGCTTCAAAAAATGCCCAATACATTGCTTCAGAAAATTCAGAAAGAGATTTTACATATTATGACAAATAGAGTACGACATATGGTTCGTGAAGAAGTTAGAGATAAATCTTGTTGATAAAGCACGAAATGTATCTAAACAGAAGCAAATGGACATTATCTTGAGGTTTGTGAATACTCATGGGATTTTGACACAAAGATTTTTCTCCATCAAAAGTGTTAATGATACTACCCcattaaatatgaaaaagagATATCAAGTGTTCTTGTTCAACATGACCTCCAGGTTAAGAAAATCAGAGGTCAAGGGTATGATGGTGCTAGCAATATGTGTAGCGCATGGAATGGATTTCAAGCATGATTTCTCAGAGATTGTCTGTATGCATATTATGTCCACTGTTTTGCCCATCTATTACAACTGACATTGGTTTCTGTAGCTAAGAATGTCAACGTTATTTGGGAATTATTTTCTCACTTGGACAATATTGTCACTTCTTCCACTAAGCGCATTGCTGAGTTACATGATGCACAAAGaaatgaaattaagaatttgTTGGCAAGTGGAGAACGTGAGTCTGGAACTGGGGCCAATCAGATTGGTAATTTGCAGCGAGCAGGAGATACTCATTGGAGTTCTCACTATGAGTCGGTAAGAAGCTTGATAGGTATGTGCACTGCAACTTGCAAAGTTTTTGAAGTTCTTAGTGACCATTCTCCTAATGGAAGAGCTAAGTCTGAAGTTCGTGAGATTTACAGAAACATGGCAAACTTTGAATTTGTGTTCATTTTGCACTTAATGCATAAAATTATGAGAACAATAGATACTCTTTGTCAAATTATTCAAAGAAAATTTCAAGACATTTTGACTGCTATTACATTTGGCACTACAACTAAAACTATCATTCAAAAACTTAGAAAATGTGGGTGGGAAGAATTTCTTTATGAAGTGAAAGTTTTTTGTTCTAGAAATGAAATTGATGTGCCTGACATTTATTGTCTATATAAGATTGGTCATTCTCTTTAGCAAACTACAATTGAGCATCGTTATCGCTTTGATGTTTTTAATGCGGCAATAGATTTCATCTTGGTGGAGTTAAATACTAGGTTCAATGAGTCATCAGTGGAACTTCTTTCTCTTAGTACAACTTTAGATCCTAAAAATTCATTTGACTCATTTAACAGTGATGATATTTGCAAGCTTGCAACAAAGTTTTATCCTGAAGATTTAACAGATCAAGACATCGTTGCTTTGGAGTATGAATGATCCATTATAAACTTGATATGATGCAAAATTTGAAAGTTTCTACACTTGTTGAGTTGTATCGGCAACTAACTGAGAGTGGACGATCAAAAGTTTATGTTATGTTGACTAGATTGATTCATCTTGTTTTGACGTTACCTGTGTCAACCGTCACTACTGAGCGAGCTTTTTCAGCAATGAAGCATGTGAAGACGACACTTCGCAATAAAACGGAGGATGACTTTCTTGCCGATTATTTGACACTCTGTATTGAATGAGATTTAGCTAACATATAGATGTAGATTCTATAATAGATGaattttatgtttcaaaatcTCGTAGAGCACAATTTCGTTAAACAATATAATGTAATATCttttttgataatatatataacttATTACATTAAGTTCAAGCGCCCCCCCCAACTTTAATTCTTGGATCTGTCCTTGGTCGCATCTCCTTATCTTGTCCATTAGCATGCCCTCGAACTTGTTTGATGGACTATGCTCATTGCAGGCTTGTGTTCAGCAAGCcagttgtaaatattttcttacaacttgtttttttatagaaaatttgaataattataattatatgtttagATTGTAGATCATGCATAAATCATCCATTTAATTTGTCGTGCTTTAATAAATATAAGTAGACTGTTGAAATATCATGGAAATAAATGAGATAACAACGTAGTAGAACATCACAAGTAATATCCAGTAGTTATAATGGTTCACTCCAAATTAGACTACGTCCATtttaaacctctcaaaaagaTCACTTCTTTATTAATAACGAAGAAGACAAGATAATTGAGAATACAAAATATTTCACTCAGAACAATCTGATTTTAACAATCACTTTTTCTTTACTAATCATATTTCTTCCAATGATGAAACACTCCTTAAGAACCTTTACATTAAATCTTCTATTTCACTTCTACtcttgtgattgtatatgagAGAATTTGATCGTTTGGTGTgtttttgaaatgaaaaatgaatttgtATTTATAAGTGAAGTTTacgaaagaaaacaaaaaattatacatcATTACACTATTTTGggcaaaagaaaaatgacacGTGATATCGAGTACTAACCTTGATAAAGTCTATGTATGATTAAATTATAACCGTTCAAATTTGAACGTTGCAAGTTCTTTATAAAAGACCgattcaaaactcaaaattaccTTATGAACTATGAGAAATCATCTTCTATGTGATATTCACAAGCCTTGAAAGCTTTGCTAAAACATAAGCACACACTCAAAAGTTCAATCTGATAAATTAAATGACCCTTTGTGCTAAGACCCGGTTTTTTGCAAGAGTTGTCATAACCAAAGTTTTTTAGCAATATTTTCTGTAAACATAAAAAAGAgagacataaaaaatatttttcgaactTCTATAAACAATTTTTTCATGTAATTTAGCTTTTGCATCCCAAATTACTCTCTACTGATTTTTCAAACTACTTTGATTAACTGAGTTCGATTGGACTATTTCCATGCTCCACAATTTACAAGTTGTTTGATGCACTCAGAAGAACGAGATTTGTTATTGGCCATTAACATCAGTTGAGAGCCATATAACCTTTAAGAATAAATTTTTGTGAGATGTTTATTCGACTCTTCTAAATACAATCATCAATCCTAACTGTGTTTTTATAATTGAACAccaaattgaaaatattatcaaaataaaagcTAATATATAAAGTCAGAACCAGATAGTTACTCAATTGGTTTGGCAAACTGATAACTGAAtccataaataatatatttcgaaATGTCGATGTGCAAAAACATTGTGtaggagatttttttttttttttttaatttgcatTGTGTGTTTTGATGtatcttttttttatcaatataaaaatttatgatatttgtttaatttagCCCCCTTTGAAGTCCTTATTTGACCTTGAGCTTATTGATATGAGTATATGTATTAAGTAATTTGCATGCATCTCCTCCACTTTACCTACCTTCTCATCTATGTGTCTCAatccaattattttttaatttttttaaaaaaaattgaacttctTGCTCACACAAATTGTCATGCTCTCTCAGTATCTAATTAAATGGATAAATaagaattttattattaaaatcctaaattaaaatcaaattaaactaGTAAATATGCGGAACCTTGTTTGAGAtaatatattcaatttattaattttcgATCTCATGTCAAAAATTTTAAGGTATGTTGGTATTTGAACACAtacttacacacacacacatatatatataaattccaTGATCGCTAATATTAtgctttcatcatttttaaatatttaaaattaaaatcaatttttgctTTCTACATTATTATTTTACGTTACTATTAAAAATGCATGCTtagtcaaataaatttttttcaacgtaGTAAAATTATTACAACTTGTGAAATTACAACTCAAAGAGTCAAATAAGTGTTAAAAGATTAACTGTATTTTGtgaaaatctaaaataaaaaatctagtGTCTCATttcctttatatatatttttatcaatttcaCAATGCAAAATTTCTTTCAATTGGATAAACCGACAATTTCAGAATTCTATAATGAGATGGAAGATGCAAATGTACATATTCTAACTGACAGACGCACAAATGCTCCTCTGACAAGTTCAATCATTACATGCAACTAAAATTCAAAACTGAATGTTTAAATCCTATTATCggtatttttcatttctataaatatcatatacgcttaattcattttttatcaGAAACTTCTCAAATATCCACTCTCCAAATATACAATTTTATATAACTGTTCAGATTtctaaatatcattttatttaactaccgataatttatgttttaatcttttaaaaaatcatatattcataatttttctgtttcctattaaaattctttttctttacaaaatatttaatggaagGTTCAAGTGCATCACACAAAAGCAATGGTGAGGGGAAGGTGAAAAATCCCGATATCTATATCGACAGCATAGAGTTTACTGATGAGGATCCATTTGCTATCTTTGATACCCAAGAGAGTGTGTAGACACCAAAGTTTAGATCTACTCCTCCCCTTAAATCACCAATTTACACTAAGCATTTCCA comes from the Primulina huaijiensis isolate GDHJ02 chromosome 8, ASM1229523v2, whole genome shotgun sequence genome and includes:
- the LOC140982876 gene encoding uncharacterized protein is translated as MRERKAKNLMRPSQNTDKVMHAQCKEEKEKNHSRLRTSIVAVCWLALQGCVFKEYDIWFVKKLEINLVDKARNVSKQKQMDIILRLRKSEVKGMMVLAICVAHGMDFKHDFSEIVSKNVNVIWELFSHLDNIVTSSTKRIAELHDAQRNEIKNLLASGERESGTGANQIGNLQRAGDTHWSSHYESQTTIEHRYRFDVFNAAIDFILVELNTRFNESSVELLSLSTTLDPKNSFDSFNSDDICKLATKFYPEDLTDQDIVALEYE